One genomic region from Thermocrinis sp. encodes:
- a CDS encoding 2Fe-2S iron-sulfur cluster-binding protein, translating to MASIVSITVDGKQIKAEKGKPLLQALLDAGIQVPYFCYHPRLRIIGACRMCIVYNEKTGRLITSCNTPVEEDMVISTKHPLVVQNQKYLLQAFMTRHPLDCPICDKAGECDLQNYGALFGPQKQIVPVSALEKERHQLDWESDFLEYYSNRCVVCYRCTRACDEVVSAKALYVEERGFQANIAPAVRPMDTSTCEMCGLCVYVCPVGAIISKPFKYWTRSWLLRKGLTACNLCSVGCQIQVEYGVGDWRSAEKVYRTKPTDSLDICAKAFFGYDALNQSRLKSPELFGKEESYGNMSQLISTYLRTNQGKTAIILSSYLSNESLLAIKEIAQRCGAIITSTLSANLYPFLESYGTYEPFEWKKIKEYDQFLLIGEDLTSTATVLSYYIKGKVYKIGRVERDAKLGPVEISLDDLSSLEGEGLVVVNLEGLVGDEARLWGERIRKFKEEKGWDVMLVCKEANFLGVLKTFSSEEISPIDVVVEEIERGNIADLLIFGEDVLDLYPLDRILSLKDKVEHFIVFSPFFDGLASYASIRVPMFLMGEEDGTYLSLMGEVKTKKFLPWGGSLSQFLMNLSELLPKEKVGIKKLEGMTSLENSLFKVHLYKGSWINTRSENLNKLYTKNSVEVATNV from the coding sequence ATGGCATCCATAGTCAGCATAACTGTAGATGGAAAACAGATTAAAGCCGAAAAGGGCAAACCGCTTCTTCAAGCTTTGCTGGATGCAGGTATTCAAGTTCCCTACTTTTGCTATCATCCAAGGCTAAGGATAATAGGTGCCTGTAGGATGTGCATAGTTTATAACGAGAAGACTGGAAGGCTCATTACTTCTTGTAATACGCCCGTGGAAGAGGATATGGTAATATCCACCAAGCATCCTTTGGTAGTTCAAAATCAGAAGTATCTACTGCAAGCCTTTATGACAAGACATCCCTTAGACTGTCCAATATGCGACAAGGCTGGAGAGTGTGATCTTCAGAACTACGGAGCTCTGTTTGGACCACAAAAACAGATAGTGCCCGTCTCTGCCCTTGAAAAAGAAAGGCATCAACTGGACTGGGAGAGCGACTTTCTGGAGTATTACTCAAACCGTTGCGTAGTTTGCTACAGATGCACCAGAGCGTGTGATGAGGTAGTATCCGCAAAAGCTCTGTATGTGGAAGAGAGAGGCTTTCAGGCAAACATAGCGCCAGCAGTAAGACCTATGGACACATCCACCTGTGAGATGTGCGGGCTGTGTGTCTATGTTTGTCCCGTAGGTGCTATCATCTCAAAACCTTTTAAGTATTGGACAAGAAGCTGGCTACTTAGAAAGGGTCTGACGGCATGCAATCTTTGTTCGGTTGGCTGTCAGATCCAAGTGGAGTATGGTGTGGGAGATTGGAGGTCAGCAGAAAAGGTTTATAGAACAAAACCAACAGATAGCTTAGACATATGCGCAAAGGCTTTCTTTGGATATGACGCACTCAACCAAAGCCGTCTGAAAAGCCCAGAACTCTTTGGAAAGGAAGAGTCTTATGGAAACATGTCCCAGCTTATAAGCACCTATCTTAGAACAAATCAAGGAAAAACCGCAATAATTCTGTCTTCTTACCTAAGCAACGAGAGCCTGTTGGCTATCAAAGAGATAGCCCAAAGGTGCGGTGCGATTATAACATCAACCTTAAGCGCAAATCTCTACCCTTTCTTGGAATCTTACGGAACTTACGAACCCTTTGAGTGGAAAAAGATAAAAGAATACGATCAATTCCTTTTGATAGGAGAGGACCTAACATCTACAGCCACCGTGCTGTCTTATTACATAAAGGGCAAAGTTTATAAGATAGGCAGGGTAGAAAGGGACGCGAAGTTAGGACCTGTAGAGATCAGCTTGGATGATCTGAGCTCTTTGGAAGGTGAAGGTTTAGTGGTGGTAAATCTGGAAGGGTTGGTGGGTGATGAGGCAAGGCTTTGGGGTGAGAGAATAAGAAAGTTTAAAGAAGAAAAGGGCTGGGATGTGATGTTGGTGTGTAAGGAGGCAAATTTCTTAGGTGTTCTAAAGACTTTTTCCTCTGAAGAGATCTCTCCCATAGATGTGGTGGTTGAAGAGATTGAAAGGGGAAACATAGCAGATCTTTTGATCTTTGGAGAAGACGTTTTAGACCTTTATCCTCTGGACAGGATATTAAGTCTCAAAGACAAGGTAGAGCACTTTATAGTCTTTTCTCCTTTCTTTGATGGGCTTGCCTCTTACGCATCTATTAGAGTTCCTATGTTTCTTATGGGTGAAGAAGATGGCACATATCTTAGCCTTATGGGAGAGGTAAAGACTAAAAAGTTCTTGCCTTGGGGTGGAAGTTTAAGCCAATTTTTGATGAACCTTTCAGAGCTTTTGCCAAAAGAAAAGGTAGGTATAAAGAAATTGGAAGGAATGACTTCCCTTGAGAACTCCCTCTTTAAGGTCCATCTTTACAAAGGTAGTTGGATAAACACAAGAAGCGAAAACTTGAATAAGCTCTATACTAAAAATTCCGTAGAGGTGGCGACAAATGTTTAG
- a CDS encoding DeoR family transcriptional regulator: MSRKDQILNLIANGYNTVKSLAEYFNVSLMTIYRDVRELEREGKIIRKHGELLLKSEEEQFQETGVCAYCGKTLDRRLEFVYRLKSKATFACCAHCGLLLYNDVQDKEIQSCMTRDFISGNPINCFSAWYVVGSSAKPCCIPSVIAFGNKEDAERFARGFGGKVFDFETALHAVEELMKRGHQVVWEKML, encoded by the coding sequence ATGAGCAGAAAGGACCAGATATTAAACCTTATAGCCAATGGCTACAATACGGTAAAATCGCTGGCAGAATATTTTAACGTTTCTTTGATGACCATATACAGAGATGTTAGGGAATTAGAGAGGGAGGGAAAGATAATCAGAAAACATGGAGAGCTGCTTTTAAAATCTGAGGAAGAACAATTCCAAGAAACTGGAGTATGCGCTTATTGTGGGAAGACCTTGGATAGACGTTTAGAATTTGTGTATAGACTTAAAAGTAAAGCTACTTTTGCTTGTTGTGCCCACTGTGGGCTGTTGCTCTATAATGATGTTCAGGATAAAGAGATTCAATCTTGTATGACACGGGATTTTATATCAGGAAACCCTATAAATTGCTTTTCTGCTTGGTATGTGGTAGGATCCTCTGCCAAGCCTTGTTGCATTCCTTCCGTTATAGCTTTTGGCAATAAGGAAGATGCAGAGAGGTTTGCCAGAGGGTTTGGCGGGAAGGTTTTTGACTTTGAAACAGCCCTCCATGCTGTAGAGGAGCTTATGAAAAGAGGGCACCAAGTAGTTTGGGAGAAGATGTTATAG
- a CDS encoding NAD-dependent deacylase produces the protein MKELILVLTGAGISAESGIPTFRGEGGLWKQFKPEELATPQAFFENPKLVWEWYDWRRQIISKAEPNEAHLLLAKLERRLENFFIITQNVDGLHQKAGSKKVIELHGNIWRVKCTNCKEEYELYEAPLKEIPPKCKYCGGLLRPAVVWFGEGLPEDALTKSFILSQNCSVFLVIGTSGVVYPAGYLPFIAKQHGAKVVEINPNNTPISEIADVVIREKASKGLEKFLKEILNF, from the coding sequence ATGAAAGAGCTTATTCTTGTCCTGACAGGGGCGGGCATATCGGCAGAAAGTGGGATCCCTACCTTTAGAGGGGAAGGAGGACTTTGGAAGCAGTTTAAGCCAGAAGAGCTTGCCACACCGCAGGCTTTTTTCGAAAATCCTAAGCTTGTTTGGGAGTGGTATGATTGGAGAAGGCAGATAATAAGCAAAGCAGAGCCTAATGAAGCTCATCTACTTTTGGCTAAGTTGGAAAGAAGATTGGAGAATTTCTTCATAATCACTCAAAACGTGGATGGACTACACCAAAAGGCGGGGTCCAAAAAGGTCATAGAACTTCACGGAAATATCTGGAGGGTCAAGTGCACAAATTGTAAAGAAGAGTATGAGCTTTATGAAGCACCACTTAAAGAAATTCCACCAAAATGTAAGTACTGCGGTGGATTGCTAAGACCTGCAGTCGTTTGGTTTGGAGAAGGTCTTCCAGAGGATGCTCTAACTAAAAGCTTTATACTTTCTCAAAATTGTAGCGTTTTTTTAGTAATAGGAACCTCCGGTGTGGTCTATCCAGCGGGATACTTGCCTTTTATAGCAAAACAACATGGAGCAAAGGTTGTGGAAATAAATCCAAACAACACGCCTATATCGGAAATAGCGGACGTAGTAATAAGAGAAAAAGCAAGCAAAGGACTTGAGAAATTTTTAAAAGAGATATTAAATTTTTAA
- a CDS encoding tetratricopeptide repeat protein, with the protein MKDVRKFGEELFQKAYRYHMIGELDKAIELYKKSAEIYPTAITYTFMGWAYSMKGDYEKAIELCLKAIELDPDFGNPYNDIGSYLIALGRYDDAIPWLKKAIVAKNYEPRHYPHMNLARVYLAKGMFKEALWELENAIRIAPNYKPAHILKHQIIAMLN; encoded by the coding sequence ATGAAGGACGTGAGAAAGTTTGGAGAGGAGCTTTTTCAAAAGGCTTACCGGTATCATATGATTGGAGAGTTGGATAAAGCTATAGAGCTTTACAAAAAATCAGCTGAAATCTACCCTACTGCCATTACCTACACCTTTATGGGTTGGGCCTATAGTATGAAGGGAGACTACGAAAAAGCTATAGAACTGTGTTTGAAAGCTATTGAACTAGACCCGGATTTTGGAAACCCATACAACGATATTGGCTCTTATCTTATAGCTCTTGGAAGGTATGACGACGCTATTCCTTGGTTGAAGAAAGCAATAGTTGCGAAAAACTACGAACCAAGGCATTATCCTCATATGAACCTTGCCCGTGTGTATTTGGCAAAGGGTATGTTCAAAGAAGCGCTGTGGGAGCTAGAAAACGCTATCAGAATAGCACCAAACTACAAACCAGCCCATATCCTAAAGCATCAGATAATTGCTATGTTAAATTGA
- a CDS encoding UDP-N-acetylmuramoyl-L-alanyl-D-glutamate--2,6-diaminopimelate ligase, translated as MSPFPSKGITQNSKEVQEGWIFVAIEGTSVDGHQFVKEALEKGASLVYVEKDVGIQDPRIVKVEDTRKVLGELANEFFRKPSQNLKVIGVTGTNGKSTTTHLIESVLNKGGIPTGLMGTIYYRFGKKVYEYEGRTTPDPVKWHQTLRQMLNDGAKAVVSEISSHALDQKRIWSTKFFITLFTNLSQDHLDYHGTMENYFRAKLRLFKEYEWDYAITNADDPYGQRVLEELQGKALTYGKMGDLKILDFETSLEGSRLKLEWQGKTFEFFSNLRGDFQAYNLSASILVGFLFGLERDAIQEGVRNVLVPGRFETFSKDGKLAIVDYAHTPDALEKVLITARKLTKGKLWVVFGAGGNRDKTKRPLMGSVAERWADMVVITSDNPRWEEPEDIIDDILKGIKNLDKVIVQKDRREAIKLALQNAKEGDVVLIAGKGHEDYQEIKGVKHPFRDQNVIKEVFNVRP; from the coding sequence GTGAGCCCTTTTCCAAGTAAAGGAATTACTCAAAATTCAAAAGAAGTTCAGGAAGGATGGATTTTTGTTGCCATTGAGGGCACATCCGTAGATGGTCATCAGTTTGTAAAGGAAGCTTTAGAAAAGGGAGCCTCTTTGGTTTATGTAGAGAAGGACGTAGGCATTCAGGATCCAAGAATAGTCAAAGTAGAGGACACACGCAAGGTTTTGGGAGAGCTTGCAAACGAATTTTTTAGAAAGCCTTCTCAAAACCTTAAGGTCATAGGTGTTACAGGCACCAACGGAAAGAGTACCACAACCCATTTGATAGAGTCTGTACTAAACAAAGGGGGAATACCCACAGGTTTGATGGGTACAATATATTACAGGTTTGGAAAAAAGGTGTATGAATACGAAGGAAGAACTACGCCAGACCCTGTAAAGTGGCACCAAACCCTCAGGCAGATGCTAAATGACGGGGCGAAGGCTGTAGTTTCGGAAATATCTTCCCACGCATTGGATCAAAAAAGAATATGGAGCACAAAGTTTTTTATCACTCTCTTTACTAACCTGTCTCAGGACCATCTTGACTACCACGGCACTATGGAAAACTACTTTAGAGCTAAGCTTAGGCTTTTTAAAGAATACGAGTGGGATTATGCCATAACCAATGCGGATGATCCTTACGGTCAAAGGGTCCTTGAAGAACTGCAGGGAAAAGCTTTGACTTACGGAAAAATGGGAGATCTGAAGATTTTAGATTTTGAAACTTCTTTGGAAGGCAGCAGGCTAAAATTGGAGTGGCAGGGAAAGACTTTTGAGTTTTTTTCAAATTTGAGGGGAGACTTTCAAGCTTACAACTTAAGTGCCAGTATTCTTGTAGGCTTCCTCTTTGGTTTGGAAAGGGATGCTATACAGGAGGGTGTTAGAAATGTTTTGGTGCCCGGCAGGTTTGAAACTTTTTCCAAAGACGGAAAATTGGCAATCGTGGATTATGCCCACACGCCAGACGCTTTAGAAAAAGTACTCATCACAGCCAGAAAGCTCACCAAGGGTAAGCTGTGGGTGGTGTTTGGTGCAGGTGGAAACAGGGACAAGACTAAAAGACCTTTGATGGGCTCGGTGGCGGAGAGGTGGGCAGATATGGTGGTTATCACTTCTGACAATCCACGATGGGAAGAACCAGAAGACATAATAGATGATATACTAAAAGGAATAAAGAATTTGGATAAGGTCATTGTTCAAAAGGATAGAAGGGAAGCAATAAAGCTTGCATTGCAGAATGCAAAGGAAGGGGATGTGGTCCTTATTGCAGGAAAAGGTCATGAGGATTATCAAGAAATAAAGGGTGTGAAGCATCCTTTTAGAGATCAAAATGTTATAAAGGAGGTCTTTAATGTGCGACCTTGA